One window from the genome of Pseudonocardia hierapolitana encodes:
- the aspS gene encoding aspartate--tRNA ligase, with translation MMRSHPAGTLRAEHAGQSVTLAGWVARRRDHGGVIFIDLRDASGSAQVVFREGEMAERAHRLRAEFCVQVTGEVVRRPAGNENPDLATGEIEITATALTVLSESAPLPFPLDEHSDANEEIRLKHRYLDLRRSGPAAALRLRSEANRIARTVLHQRDFVEVETPTLTRSTPEGARDFLVPARLRPGSWYALPQSPQLFKQLLMVAGAERYYQIARCYRDEDFRADRQPEFTQLDIEMSFVEQDDVIELGEEIVAALWSELAGYEIPRPIPRLTYAEAMARYGSDKPDLRFGVELTDLTEYFADTAFRVFQAAYVGAVVMPGGASQPRKQLDAWQEWAKQRGARGLAYVLVDDDGTVSDRGPVVKNLSEAEREGLPKAVGASPGDAIFFAAGHPSDARDLLGAARGEVARRCGLVDESAWSFVWVVDAPMFERIRDDKGNELGWTAVHHPFTSPNPDWVDRFEEAPGEALAYAYDIVCNGNEIGGGSIRIHRSDVQQRVFALLGMDEAEQREKFGFLLDAFAYGPPPHGGIAFGWDRTCMLLAGGDSIRDVIAFPKTGGGYDPLTAAPAPITAEQRKEAGVDAVPPPAPPAASPAADEPPTKL, from the coding sequence GTGATGCGCAGCCACCCCGCCGGCACTCTCCGTGCCGAGCACGCCGGACAGTCAGTGACACTCGCCGGGTGGGTGGCGCGCCGCCGGGATCACGGCGGCGTGATCTTCATCGACCTGCGGGACGCGTCCGGATCGGCGCAGGTGGTGTTCCGCGAGGGCGAGATGGCCGAGCGCGCCCACCGGCTGCGCGCGGAGTTCTGCGTCCAGGTCACCGGCGAGGTCGTGCGCCGCCCGGCCGGCAACGAGAACCCGGACCTCGCCACCGGCGAGATCGAGATCACCGCCACCGCCCTCACCGTGCTCTCGGAGTCGGCGCCGCTGCCGTTCCCGCTCGACGAGCACAGCGACGCGAACGAGGAGATCCGCCTCAAGCACCGCTACCTCGACCTGCGCCGCAGCGGCCCGGCGGCAGCGTTGCGGCTGCGCAGCGAGGCCAACCGGATCGCTCGCACCGTCCTCCACCAGCGGGACTTCGTCGAGGTCGAGACGCCCACGCTCACCCGTTCCACGCCGGAGGGCGCCCGCGACTTCCTCGTGCCCGCGCGCCTGCGCCCCGGGTCGTGGTACGCGCTGCCGCAGAGCCCGCAGCTGTTCAAGCAGCTGCTCATGGTCGCCGGTGCCGAGCGCTACTACCAGATCGCGCGCTGCTACCGGGACGAGGACTTCCGCGCCGACCGCCAGCCCGAGTTCACCCAGCTCGACATCGAGATGAGCTTCGTCGAGCAGGACGACGTGATCGAGCTCGGCGAGGAGATCGTCGCGGCGCTGTGGTCGGAGCTCGCGGGCTACGAGATCCCGCGCCCGATCCCGCGGCTCACCTACGCCGAGGCGATGGCCCGTTACGGCTCCGACAAGCCCGACCTGCGTTTCGGCGTGGAGCTCACCGACCTCACCGAGTACTTCGCCGACACGGCCTTCCGGGTGTTCCAGGCGGCCTACGTCGGGGCCGTCGTGATGCCGGGCGGCGCGAGCCAGCCGCGCAAGCAGCTCGACGCGTGGCAGGAGTGGGCGAAGCAGCGCGGGGCGCGCGGCCTGGCGTACGTCCTCGTCGACGACGACGGGACGGTCAGCGACCGCGGCCCGGTCGTGAAGAACCTCTCCGAGGCCGAGCGGGAGGGACTGCCGAAGGCCGTCGGTGCCTCACCGGGCGACGCGATCTTCTTCGCCGCCGGCCACCCGTCCGACGCGCGCGACCTGCTCGGCGCCGCCCGGGGCGAGGTCGCCCGCCGGTGCGGGCTGGTCGACGAGAGCGCGTGGTCGTTCGTGTGGGTCGTGGACGCGCCGATGTTCGAGCGCATCCGGGACGACAAGGGCAACGAGCTGGGCTGGACGGCGGTGCACCACCCCTTCACCTCCCCCAACCCGGACTGGGTCGACCGCTTCGAGGAGGCGCCGGGCGAGGCGCTGGCCTACGCCTACGACATCGTCTGCAACGGCAACGAGATCGGCGGCGGCTCCATCCGTATCCACCGCTCCGACGTGCAGCAGCGGGTGTTCGCCCTGCTCGGCATGGACGAGGCGGAGCAGCGGGAGAAGTTCGGCTTCCTGCTCGACGCGTTCGCCTACGGCCCGCCGCCGCACGGCGGTATCGCGTTCGGCTGGGACCGCACCTGCATGCTGCTGGCGGGGGGCGACTCGATCCGCGACGTGATCGCGTTCCCGAAGACCGGCGGGGGCTACGACCCGCTCACGGCCGCCCCCGCACCGATCACGGCGGAGCAGCGCAAGGAGGCGGGCGTCGACGCGGTGCCGCCGCCTGCACCGCCCGCGGCGTCACCGGCCGCCGACGAGCCGCCCACCAAGCTGTGA